A stretch of DNA from Fibrobacter succinogenes:
ATCCGGAAAAACCGATAGAACGAAAGTTTGTCTGCACTGTAAGCGCTACAAAAAAGTTGGCAATTGCACTTGCGACGGCGAGAAACGGCACGAGTTTTGCAAGCGGGATGCGGTAGTGCAGGAGGCTTAAAGCGAGGAACCCTGAGACGAGATTTGATGCAAGGTGGCGGCTGTCGCCGTGGAGTGTCATGGCGGTAATTGTGCGCCACCATTCGCCGCGCAGAATTTTTGCGGCATCGGCAATGCCTGCGTTGTGCATTTGGATGAATACATCTGAAAAGTCGAGCAACGTGCAGATGACGGGAACAGCTAGCACCCATAGCGGCTGGAGTGTGAGCTTTAGCGGGAGGGGCGGATTCTCATTGCGCGGTGGATTCTCGCGGTGGTAAAGGCGAATCTGGAATTGGGCGGCTCTACGTTTGTCGGGCTCCACAAAAATCTGGAAAGGACCGTCTTCGGAAAGCTCGATGCGGTGCGAAATTCCCTGCGATAAGAGAACGAGACTTTCATCGCGAATTTGTTTGAATGCGCCTTCGCTGATGCGGATGTCGGAAGGCTGTTCGGGCTCGTCGTTTTGTTCGATGGAGGATTGAGCGGACTCTTGATTTGTCGGCAAGATTGCGTTTGGGCCAACGGCGCGAGACTCTTCGTCAAGTTTATCTGTAACTGGCCTGCGGCGAATCATCG
This window harbors:
- a CDS encoding rhomboid family intramembrane serine protease produces the protein MPRFMSPMIRRRPVTDKLDEESRAVGPNAILPTNQESAQSSIEQNDEPEQPSDIRISEGAFKQIRDESLVLLSQGISHRIELSEDGPFQIFVEPDKRRAAQFQIRLYHRENPPRNENPPLPLKLTLQPLWVLAVPVICTLLDFSDVFIQMHNAGIADAAKILRGEWWRTITAMTLHGDSRHLASNLVSGFLALSLLHYRIPLAKLVPFLAVASAIANFFVALTVQTNFRSIGFSGFVFATIGCLAVIEFRLMPRETHGMLRRFAPLCGAASLAVFLGLGENADILGHLYGFIAGLLCGFIPKKKTLRWGAPTEVTDIFWILAYYALFAIGWALAI